The following are encoded together in the Lactuca sativa cultivar Salinas chromosome 1, Lsat_Salinas_v11, whole genome shotgun sequence genome:
- the LOC111921911 gene encoding uncharacterized protein LOC111921911: protein MSGTPNKRAHEDSGGHSSLSRYSHPHPHPHPHAQDDSGTYPGMGGSKAPNPSAPSDYHPSSFDIGQDSRMPKVPRTEIREMDSRRSPMVQMYHAQSDHEDRVELRDNIMKIESQSGKSDKDVGRYERDGIGYSDYRNDKDAYNPVNSHINWKESKEHHRTWKYPDTSGSGGNLDSWHVSRATNAHGQVEIATTEEKDYGEAHEGVSESKVERDRKRKDVKQREWGETNKEMKDPTKEEKESERKDVVVQKEKDKIREKEKEKEKENEKEDVVEQENIGTKQKSGDAWKELDIEEERSKKDSDDGVDVEGEREAFSYGVQQRKRMLRPRGSPQVANRDPRYRSRPQDNDNGKGDVSSVIYRVGECMQELIKLWKEYESSAPDKMSETSQSQSQSQTQTQTGPTLEIRIPAEHVSATNRQVKGGQLWGTDIYTDDSDLVAVLMHTGYCRPTASPPPPAIQELRATVRVLPPQDCYVSTLRNNVRSRAWGAAIGCSFRVERCYIVKKGGGTIDLEPCLTHTSTVEPTLAPVVVERTMTTRAAASNALRQQRFVREVTLQYNLCNEPWIKYSISAIADKGLKKPLFTSARLKKGEVLYLESRTRRYELCFNGEKMVKAGGNDMETATAAAEGGGGGDGCLVDVFRWSECKKPLPQTVMRAIGIPLPPEHLQVLEENLDWEDIQWSQTGVWISGKEYPLSRVHFLSPV, encoded by the exons ATGAGTGGTACGCCTAACAAAAGGGCGCATGAAGATAGTGGAGGTCATTCCTCCCTTTCAAGGTATTCTCATCCCCATCCTCATCCTCATCCCCATGCGCAGGATGATTCTGGGACATATCCTGGAATGGGGGGATCAAAGGCGCCAAATCCTTCAGCTCCCAGTGATTATCATCCTTCTTCCTTTGATATTGGGCAGGATTCCCGCATGCCAAAAGTCCCTAGAACTGAAATACGAGAAATGGATAGTAGAAGGTCTCCAATGGTTCAGATGTATCATGCCCAATCTGATCATGAAGACAGAGTTGAATTGAGAGATAACATTATGAAGATTGAGAGCCAAAGTGGTAAAAGTGATAAAGATGTTGGTAGGTATGAGAGAGATGGTATTGGTTACTCTGATTACAGAAATGATAAGGATGCGTACAATCCAGTGAATAGTCATATAAACTGGAAAGAATCGAAAGAGCACCACAGGACATGGAAGTATCCGGATACATCAGGATCAGGTGGAAACCTGGATTCATGGCATGTGTCACGTGCTACTAATGCTCATGGACAAGTGGAAATAGCAACCACAGAGGAGAAGGATTATGGGGAAGCTCATGAGGGTGTTAGTGAgagcaaagttgagagagatagGAAAAGGAAAGATGTGAAGCAGCGTGAATGGGGAGAAACAAACAAAGAGATGAAAGATCCAACAAAGGAAGAAAAAGAAAGTGAGAGAAAGGATGTAGTAGTACAAAAGGAGAAGGATAAAattagagagaaagagaaagagaaagagaaagagaatgaGAAGGAAGATGTTGTTGAACAGGAAAACATAGGAACGAAACAGAAAAGTGGAGATGCATGGAAGGAGTTGGATATTGAAGAGGAAAGAAGCAAAAAAGATTCAGATGATGGTGTTGATGTTGAAGGAGAAAGGGAAGCTTTTAGTTATGGTGTTCAACAGAGGAAGAGGATGCTTAGACCTAGGGGTAGTCCACAAGTTGCAAATAGAGATCCACGTTATAGATCTCGCCCTCAGGACAATGATAatg GGAAAGGTGATGTGTCAAGTGTGATATACAGAGTTGGTGAATGCATGCAAgaattaatcaaattatggaaGGAATACGAATCATCGGCGCCTGATAAAATGTCTGAAACCTCACAGTCACAATCACAGTCACAGACACAGACACAGACTGGACCCACTCTTGAGATCCGTATCCCTGCTGAACATGTTTCTGCTACAAATCGCCAG GTTAAAGGTGGGCAGTTATGGGGTACAGACATATACACGGACGACTCAGATCTTGTTGCAG TTTTAATGCACACAGGCTACTGCCGCCCAACTGCATCGCCTCCTCCCCCTGCTATTCAGGAGTTACGTGCTACTGTCAGAGTACTTCCTCCACAAGatt GTTATGTTTCTACACTGAGAAACAACGTTCGTTCGCGTGCATGGGGGGCTGCTATTGGTTGTAGTTTTCGTGTAGAGAGATGTTACATTGTCAAG AAAGGTGGTGGGACAATTGATCTTGAACCTTGTCTTACACATACATCCACTGTGGAGCCCACTCTTGCTCCTGTGGTTGTGGAACGCACAATGACTACTAGGGCTGCTGCTTCG aacgCCCTTCGTCAACAAAGATTTGTGCGTGAAGTTACATTACAGTACAACCTTTGCAACGAACCTTG GATCAAGTATAGTATAAGCGCGATAGCTGACAAAGGTCTGAAGAAGCCTCTGTTTACGTCTGCAAGATTGAAAAAGGGAGAAGTTCTCTACTTGGAAAGCCGTACACGCAG GTATGAGCTGTGCTTCAATGGAGAGAAGATGGTGAAAGCAGGAGGAAATGATATGGAGACAGCGACAGCAGCAGCagagggtggtggtggtggtgatgggtgttTGGTGGATGTTTTCAGATGGTCTgaatgtaagaagcctcttccTCAGACAGTCATGCGTGCTATAGGCATCCCATTACCACCTGAACATCTACAg GTGTTGGAAGAGAATCTTGATTGGGAGGACATCCAGTGGTCGCAGACGGGTGTTTGGATATCTGGAAAGGAGTATCCTCTTTCCAGGGTGCATTTTCTATCGCCTGTGTAA
- the LOC111921910 gene encoding probable galacturonosyltransferase 4 → MKMKMNMRLRKPVMAFLFLTVLAPIVLYTDKLSTFSTDEFFQEPSSLLPSNPDATALNFLLPQESSTSLKEPMRLVYSENSTQSDTEKSRRTRQLNEESKGIDTNVTGDNQINPIRQVTANHGANEESPPVEKKSEKLKVPDLELKQAQAVEVSLKVSERKPANHRNRNEKRKQYQDEVLGDVRVRHLKDQLIMARVYLSLSATRTNTQFNRELRIRMKDVEKLLVDATNDSQLPNNANEKMKAMEQTLLKGRRIQDECSVDAKKLRGIIHSTEQQLRVQEKQTLFLTHLTAKTVPKGLHCLPLRLSADYYSLKASSQQFPNQDKLQDPNLFHYALFSDNVLATAVVVNSTISSSKDSSKHVFHIVTDKLNYAAMRMWFLANPPWNATIEVQNVDEFTWLNASYSPVLKQLATQKMIDYYFKTKTTELDSNLKFRNPKYLSMMNHLRFYLPEMFPKLNKVVFLDDDIVVQKDLTGLWGVDMKGKVNGAVETCGESFHRFDRYLNFSNPLIAKNFDPRACGWAYGMNLFDLEQWKNQNITDIYHSWQNLNSERELWKLGTLPPGLITFYGRVFPLERSWHVLGLGYNPNVSQKEIERAAVIHYNGNLKPWLEIGIPKFRGYWSRFVDYDHPYMRDCNITP, encoded by the exons atgaagatgaagatgaatatGAGGCTCAGAAAGCCGGTTATGGCGTTTCTTTTCTTGACAGTTCTTGCCCCCATTGTGCTTTACACTGATAAACTATCAACCTTTT CTACGGATGAATTCTTTCAGGAACCTTCATCACTTCTA CCATCGAATCCGGATGCCACAGCCCTAAATTTTCTTCTTCCTCAG GAGTCATCCACATCGCTAAAAGAACCTATGCGACTTGTTTATTCTGAAAATTCCACTCAATCTGATACCGAAAAGTCCAGAAGAACAAGACAGCTAAACGAAG AATCCAAGGGGATCGATACGAATGTTACTGGGGATAATCAGATCAATCCCATCAGGCAAGTTACTGCTAATCATGGGGCGAATGAAGAATCACCACCTGTAGAAAAGAAAAGTGAAAAGTTAAAGGTGCCTGATTTG GAACTAAAACAAGCACAAGCAGTTGAAGTTTCTCTGAAAGTAAGTGAAAGAAAACCTGCAAATCACAGAAACAGAAATGAGAAAAGGAAGCAATATCAAGATGAAGTTTTGGGTGATGTTCGTGTACGTCATCTTAAGGATCAGTTGATCATGGCGAGAGTTTACCTTTCTCTTTCAGCAACAAGGACGAATACCCAATTTAACAGAGAACTCCGTATACGTATGAAAGATGTAGAAAAACTACTCGTTGATGCAACTAATGACTCTCAACTCCCCAACAA TGCTAATGAGAAGATGAAAGCAATGGAGCAAACATTGTTGAAAGGAAGGAGAATACAAGAcgagtgcagtgttgatgcaaaaAAATTGCGTGGGATTATTCACTCAACAGAACAACAACTGAGAGTGCAAGAAAAACAGACTTTGTTTTTGACTCATTTGACTGCTAAAACTGTTCCTAAAGGTCTCCATTGTCTCCCCTTACGCCTTTCAGCCGATTACTACTCATTAAAAGCTTCCTCTCAGCAATTCCCAAATCAAGACAAATTACAAGACCCAAACCTCTTCCACTACGCATTGTTTTCTGATAACGTCTTAGCCACTGCAGTCGTTGTTAATTCCACTATTTCTAGCTCAAAG GATTCTTCAAAACACGTGTTCCACATTGTAACGGATAAACTAAACTACGCAGCAATGAGGATGTGGTTTCTTGCAAATCCACCATGGAATGCGACAATTGAGGTCCAAAATGTGGACGAATTCACATGGCTAAATGCAAGCTACAGTCCGGTTCTCAAACAGTTAGCCACTCAAAAAATGAttgattattatttcaaaacgaaaACCACGGAATTGGATTCCAATTTGAAATTCCGAAACCCAAAGTATCTATCCATGATGAATCATCTTCGGTTTTACCTCCCGGAGATGTTTCCAAAGCTTAATAAAGTGGTGTTTTTGGATGATGATATTGTGGTTCAAAAGGATCTGACCGGATTGTGGGGTGTGGATATGAAAGGGAAGGTGAATGGGGCTGTTGAAACGTGTGGGGAAAGTTTTCATCGCTTTGACCGTTACCTTAATTTCTCCAATCCTTTGATTGCTAAGAATTTTGACCCTCGTGCGTGTGGATGGGCATACGGAATGAATCTATTTGATTTGGAACAATGGAAAAACCAAAATATTACCGACATTTACCACTCGTGGCAAAATTTG AACTCGGAGAGGGAGCTATGGAAATTGGGAACACTGCCACCTGGATTGATAACGTTTTATGGGAGAGTGTTTCCATTAGAGAGATCATGGCATGTATTGGGGCTTGGGTATAACCCAAATGTCAGCCAAAAGGAGATTGAAAGAGCAGCCGTGATTCACTACAATGGGAATTTGAAACCATGGCTGGAAATTGGGATTCCAAAGTTCCGAGGTTATTGGAGTAGGTTTGTGGATTATGATCACCCCTACATGCGGGATTGCAATATTACTCCTTAA